The following are encoded together in the Mammaliicoccus vitulinus genome:
- a CDS encoding PTS sugar transporter subunit IIA, with product MFKKLFGGKKSKDSNVEVFAPISGEYVAIEDIPDPVFAQKMMGEGFGIKPSEGIVVAPFDGEVVNVFKPSNHAVGIKASNGLEVLIHVGLETVQLGGEGFEALVNTGDVVTKGDELLKFDIETIEAKVKSVISPVIITNTDDAEDINIESLESLVKGETKAIDVKMK from the coding sequence ATGTTTAAAAAATTATTCGGCGGTAAAAAATCAAAAGATTCAAATGTTGAAGTATTTGCACCAATTTCAGGTGAATATGTAGCAATTGAAGATATTCCAGATCCAGTTTTCGCTCAAAAAATGATGGGTGAAGGTTTTGGAATCAAACCTTCTGAAGGTATAGTAGTCGCACCATTCGACGGCGAAGTAGTAAACGTATTTAAACCTTCAAATCACGCGGTTGGTATTAAAGCGTCTAACGGTTTAGAAGTTCTTATTCACGTTGGTCTTGAAACAGTGCAATTAGGCGGAGAAGGTTTTGAAGCACTCGTTAACACGGGTGATGTCGTAACTAAAGGTGACGAATTATTAAAATTCGACATCGAAACAATCGAAGCTAAAGTTAAATCTGTTATCAGCCCTGTTATTATTACAAATACTGATGATGCAGAAGATATTAATATTGAATCATTAGAAAGCTTAGTTAAGGGTGAAACTAAGGCTATTGATGTGAAAATGAAATAA
- a CDS encoding YozE family protein, producing MKQYSFYQYALTKRNENSEVGELADLIFQDLSFPKFTNDYHTLSDYLETEAMFTKPMSVFDDLFDSYEEWLKF from the coding sequence ATGAAACAATATTCTTTCTATCAATATGCACTAACAAAGCGTAATGAGAATAGCGAAGTTGGAGAATTAGCTGATTTAATTTTCCAGGACTTATCATTTCCAAAGTTTACAAATGATTATCATACACTTTCTGATTATTTAGAAACAGAAGCGATGTTTACAAAGCCCATGAGTGTTTTCGATGATTTATTTGATTCTTATGAAGAATGGTTGAAGTTCTAA
- a CDS encoding S41 family peptidase, translating to MKPFKNKQKKKITMPLYKLFIILFVTVLLTSVVTFASYKFGLYFGNDKQKSLNKIEEAYKQIDDDYYKDVDDEKLTQGAIDGMIKSLDDPYSEYISSKDTTTYNEEISGDFVGIGAEMEVHKGYVRITSPMKDSPAEKAGIKPLDVVTKVDNQSIKNKSLNEIVSKVRGKEGTTVNLTIKREGKEPFDVQIKRDKIHLTSVDYTKKNDTGIISISKFQNKTTKELKSALKQAKKDNVKHVVLDLRNNPGGLLDEVVTSVNLFVDKGKPVIYLETKGDKPQAVETENDKMAGIDDMDYSVLVNKGSASAAEIFAGALQDYKIADVLGTTTFGKGIGQVHKEFNDSSILKYTNMRWLTPNKSYIHKKGIKPDKTISAPKYEGIEIIDPTKSYELGDKSKEIKSIKIGLDALGYNTSNENETFDAQLENNVKAFQSEHKLEPNGVFTDETTKKFIELLRKKIRAEDKQLDEAIDYIHK from the coding sequence ATGAAACCATTTAAAAATAAGCAAAAAAAAAAAATTACAATGCCTCTATATAAGTTGTTCATTATATTATTTGTTACGGTACTCTTAACATCAGTCGTAACATTTGCTTCTTATAAGTTTGGGTTATACTTTGGGAATGACAAGCAAAAAAGTTTAAATAAAATAGAAGAGGCATATAAACAAATAGATGATGACTATTACAAAGATGTTGATGATGAAAAATTAACACAAGGTGCTATTGACGGTATGATCAAATCACTAGACGATCCTTATAGTGAATACATATCTTCTAAAGACACGACAACATATAACGAAGAAATTTCCGGTGACTTTGTAGGTATCGGAGCAGAGATGGAAGTACATAAAGGTTATGTAAGAATTACGAGTCCAATGAAAGATTCTCCTGCAGAAAAAGCAGGTATTAAACCATTAGATGTCGTAACTAAAGTAGATAACCAATCAATCAAAAATAAATCATTAAATGAAATTGTAAGTAAAGTTCGTGGTAAAGAAGGAACAACCGTTAATTTAACGATTAAAAGAGAAGGCAAAGAACCTTTCGATGTACAAATTAAACGTGATAAAATCCACCTTACAAGTGTTGATTATACGAAAAAGAATGACACTGGTATCATTTCAATTTCTAAGTTCCAAAATAAGACAACAAAAGAATTAAAATCAGCGCTAAAACAAGCTAAAAAAGATAACGTTAAACATGTTGTATTAGACTTGAGAAATAATCCTGGTGGTTTATTAGACGAAGTTGTCACAAGCGTTAACTTATTTGTCGATAAAGGTAAACCTGTTATTTATTTAGAAACGAAAGGTGATAAACCTCAAGCTGTAGAAACTGAAAATGATAAAATGGCCGGAATAGATGATATGGATTACTCTGTATTAGTTAATAAAGGCTCAGCAAGCGCTGCGGAGATATTCGCAGGGGCATTACAAGATTATAAAATTGCTGACGTTCTAGGTACCACTACGTTCGGTAAAGGAATAGGCCAAGTTCATAAAGAATTTAATGATTCTAGTATTCTGAAGTATACAAACATGAGATGGTTAACACCTAACAAATCGTATATCCATAAAAAAGGTATCAAACCTGACAAAACAATCTCTGCACCAAAATACGAAGGTATTGAAATTATTGATCCAACTAAATCTTATGAACTAGGTGATAAATCGAAAGAGATTAAGTCAATTAAGATTGGTTTAGACGCTTTAGGGTATAATACTAGCAACGAAAATGAAACTTTTGATGCGCAGTTAGAAAACAACGTTAAAGCATTCCAAAGCGAACATAAATTAGAGCCAAATGGTGTGTTCACAGATGAAACGACTAAGAAATTTATCGAATTATTACGTAAAAAAATTCGTGCTGAAGATAAACAATTAGACGAAGCGATCGATTATATTCATAAGTAA
- a CDS encoding GNAT family N-acetyltransferase translates to MRKATRADIHHINKLTEMAKSIMAADQNPQWDHRYPLEKDFYQDIDNGHLYLYETNDDIIGYICINQLQAEWYQQFEWPLSIEHAFVIHRMAANPEYKGIAQEMMQFAIDITTEANIPILLTDTFSLNSRAQRLFEKFNFKKIGEYETDEFPFDKDAPFYAYYKLINNKEK, encoded by the coding sequence TTGAGAAAAGCAACACGAGCAGATATACATCACATTAATAAACTTACTGAGATGGCTAAATCCATTATGGCAGCCGACCAAAATCCACAATGGGATCATCGCTATCCTCTAGAAAAAGATTTCTACCAAGATATTGATAATGGACATTTATACTTATACGAAACGAACGATGATATTATAGGTTACATTTGCATTAACCAACTGCAAGCAGAGTGGTATCAACAATTTGAGTGGCCATTAAGTATTGAGCATGCTTTTGTTATTCATAGAATGGCAGCTAATCCTGAATATAAAGGGATTGCGCAAGAAATGATGCAATTTGCTATTGATATTACTACAGAAGCGAACATACCCATTTTATTAACAGATACTTTTTCTCTTAATTCAAGAGCGCAACGTCTGTTTGAAAAATTTAACTTTAAAAAAATTGGCGAATACGAAACAGATGAGTTTCCATTTGACAAAGATGCCCCATTTTATGCATATTATAAATTGATAAATAACAAGGAGAAATAA
- a CDS encoding undecaprenyldiphospho-muramoylpentapeptide beta-N-acetylglucosaminyltransferase → MKKIAFTGGGTIGHVAVNLALIPEAQKRNIETIYIGSKDGIEKEMIIDSAKDTKYISISSGKLRRYLSFENLKDIFKVMKGVFDARKVLKKEKPDLVFSKGGFVSVPVIIAAKSLKIPTIVHESDVTPGLANKIAMKFATRMYTTFEETLKYVPNEKSDYIGAIIREDLRGGSKEEGYKLTGFNSKLPVLLIMGGSLGSKVLNESIRANLNYLTKKYQIIHLTGKGHLDNTIKNENYVQYEFVSNELMHFYAITSTVISRAGANAIYEFATLKLPMLLIPLGLDQSRGDQIDNAKIFEKNGYAKVLQEKEVNQSNLVRQLDQLENERTDIIDKMSNFKESYTKETLFNKIEEDIK, encoded by the coding sequence ATGAAAAAAATAGCCTTTACCGGTGGTGGTACGATAGGGCATGTAGCTGTAAACTTAGCCCTTATACCAGAAGCCCAAAAACGCAATATTGAAACAATATATATAGGTTCTAAAGACGGTATTGAAAAAGAAATGATAATTGACTCAGCTAAAGATACTAAATATATTTCAATATCTAGCGGCAAGCTTCGAAGATATTTATCTTTTGAAAATTTAAAAGATATTTTTAAAGTTATGAAAGGTGTTTTCGATGCACGTAAAGTATTAAAAAAAGAAAAACCGGATCTTGTATTTTCAAAAGGAGGTTTCGTCAGTGTACCTGTCATCATTGCAGCTAAATCTTTGAAAATACCAACTATCGTTCACGAATCAGATGTTACGCCTGGTTTAGCAAATAAAATCGCGATGAAATTTGCAACTAGAATGTATACGACTTTTGAAGAAACATTAAAATATGTTCCAAATGAAAAATCAGATTATATCGGTGCCATTATAAGAGAAGATTTAAGAGGCGGTTCTAAAGAAGAAGGTTATAAATTAACAGGGTTTAATTCAAAACTTCCGGTACTATTAATTATGGGAGGAAGTTTAGGTTCTAAAGTACTTAATGAATCAATTAGAGCAAACCTTAACTATTTAACTAAAAAGTACCAAATTATTCACTTAACAGGTAAAGGTCATCTTGATAATACAATCAAAAATGAAAATTATGTTCAATATGAATTTGTGTCAAACGAACTTATGCACTTTTATGCTATAACAAGCACTGTGATAAGCAGAGCTGGCGCAAACGCAATTTATGAATTTGCAACATTAAAACTACCTATGTTATTGATACCACTAGGATTAGATCAATCCAGAGGTGACCAAATCGATAATGCTAAAATCTTCGAGAAAAATGGTTATGCAAAAGTATTGCAAGAAAAAGAAGTTAATCAATCAAATCTAGTTAGACAATTAGATCAATTAGAAAATGAAAGAACTGATATCATTGACAAAATGTCCAACTTCAAAGAAAGTTATACTAAAGAAACATTGTTCAACAAAATTGAAGAAGATATAAAGTAA
- a CDS encoding phosphatase PAP2 family protein, with protein sequence MSQANRTLLILIFSLIFGVIAFFHESRLGKWIDNEVYNFIYSTESFITTSIMLGFTKLGEVWAMIALSLMVICYLKLKKYHIETLFFAITMILSGTLNPLLKNVFDRERPTLLRLIDITGFSFPSGHAMGSTAFFGSLIYVIYRVANKSIRPYLIGICVICIAMISSSRVYLGVHYPTDIIAGIIGGVICILLTQSMLKNKI encoded by the coding sequence ATGAGCCAAGCTAATCGTACATTATTAATACTTATCTTCAGTTTGATTTTTGGTGTAATTGCATTTTTCCATGAATCAAGACTCGGTAAGTGGATTGATAATGAAGTCTATAACTTTATTTATTCAACTGAAAGCTTTATTACAACTTCTATTATGCTTGGTTTTACAAAATTAGGTGAAGTTTGGGCCATGATCGCATTATCATTGATGGTTATATGTTATTTAAAACTCAAAAAATATCACATTGAAACATTATTTTTTGCTATTACAATGATATTATCAGGCACATTAAATCCACTTCTCAAAAATGTATTCGATAGAGAAAGACCCACATTACTAAGACTTATTGATATAACAGGTTTCAGCTTTCCTAGTGGACACGCAATGGGATCGACCGCCTTTTTCGGTTCATTAATATATGTTATTTATAGAGTGGCAAACAAATCTATAAGACCATACTTAATCGGAATATGCGTCATATGTATTGCAATGATATCATCTTCCCGTGTCTATCTTGGCGTACATTATCCAACAGATATTATAGCTGGTATCATAGGTGGCGTAATTTGTATTCTATTAACACAAAGCATGCTCAAAAATAAAATATAA